Proteins encoded in a region of the Bacillus sp. T3 genome:
- a CDS encoding amino acid ABC transporter ATP-binding protein, protein MSIITVKNLRKSFGKLEVLKDINAVVHEQEVICVIGPSGSGKSTFLRCLNRLEEISGGEVVINGHDVTDPKVNINKVRQEVGMVFQQFNLFPHKTVLENVTMGPIKIRGIQKAEADKKAMELLDKVGLKEKSHSYPGELSGGQKQRVAIARALAMDPKIMLFDEPTSALDPEMVGDVLEVMKQLAKEGMTMVVVTHEMGFAREVGDRVIFMDGGYIVEENEPNELFGNPQHNRTKSFLSKVL, encoded by the coding sequence ATGAGCATAATTACTGTTAAAAATCTAAGAAAATCATTTGGGAAACTCGAAGTTTTAAAAGATATTAATGCAGTCGTCCATGAACAAGAAGTGATCTGCGTAATAGGACCATCTGGTTCAGGGAAAAGTACGTTCTTGCGCTGTCTCAATCGCCTGGAGGAAATTTCCGGTGGCGAGGTTGTCATTAATGGTCATGATGTTACTGACCCTAAGGTAAACATTAATAAAGTACGACAAGAAGTTGGAATGGTGTTCCAACAGTTCAATCTCTTTCCACATAAAACGGTTCTTGAGAACGTTACAATGGGGCCGATTAAAATTCGTGGAATCCAAAAGGCGGAAGCAGATAAAAAAGCTATGGAATTACTTGATAAAGTAGGACTGAAGGAAAAATCTCATAGCTATCCAGGTGAACTTTCTGGAGGACAAAAGCAGCGTGTGGCGATTGCTAGAGCTCTTGCTATGGATCCGAAAATTATGCTATTTGACGAGCCAACTTCTGCCCTTGACCCTGAAATGGTCGGGGATGTATTAGAAGTAATGAAGCAGCTTGCGAAGGAAGGGATGACGATGGTCGTCGTAACCCATGAGATGGGCTTTGCACGTGAAGTAGGAGATCGAGTAATATTTATGGACGGTGGGTACATCGTCGAAGAGAATGAACCAAATGAGTTATTCGGCAACCCTCAGCATAATCGAACTAAATCATTTTTGAGTAAGGTGCTATAA
- a CDS encoding amino acid ABC transporter permease, with translation MDVIVAAMPMLLEGLKVTLYIFVIAIILGFLIGLIVALLRLAPIKVLNWIAKAYVDAIRGTPFIVQLFFIYFGVNSLNFISLNSTTAGIITVAINAGAYFAEIIRAGIQSIDKGQTEAARSIGFTASQTMRYVILPQAFRRMLPTITNQSIISLKDTSLLSVIGIADLTQQGQIQASATFEAFKIWLVVGVIYFIVIYLLTVLANFVERRIQLR, from the coding sequence ATGGATGTAATTGTTGCTGCTATGCCAATGTTACTCGAAGGACTTAAGGTAACACTTTATATCTTTGTGATTGCTATTATACTTGGATTTTTAATTGGCTTAATTGTTGCGTTGTTACGTCTTGCACCAATAAAAGTCTTAAACTGGATTGCTAAGGCTTATGTAGATGCGATTCGTGGAACGCCATTTATTGTGCAATTGTTCTTTATTTATTTTGGAGTCAATTCGCTCAATTTTATTTCTTTAAACAGCACGACAGCCGGTATTATAACGGTTGCGATTAATGCTGGAGCGTATTTTGCTGAGATTATCAGAGCTGGTATTCAGTCGATTGATAAAGGACAGACAGAAGCAGCCAGGTCGATTGGATTCACAGCTTCACAAACCATGCGTTATGTCATCCTTCCACAAGCATTTAGAAGAATGCTTCCAACCATTACAAATCAATCCATCATTAGCTTGAAAGATACTTCGCTATTATCCGTCATTGGAATCGCAGATTTAACCCAGCAAGGACAGATTCAAGCATCAGCAACCTTTGAAGCATTTAAGATTTGGCTTGTAGTAGGTGTTATTTACTTTATTGTGATCTATCTATTAACCGTTCTTGCGAACTTCGTTGAAAGGAGAATCCAGCTTCGATGA
- a CDS encoding transporter substrate-binding domain-containing protein, translated as MKKFALLSLLLILSLFIAACGGKEEKATDTKEETAKVYKVGVDVTYPPFEFKDGNEYKGIDIDLINAIAKNQGFKIELSPMDFGGIIPAMQANQLDVAIAGMSITDERKKIVDFSEPYFDAGLTVIVKKDNTEIKSVDDLKGKTVAVKKGTTGAKYATDNATKLDIKVVQFNDSPAMFQEVSNGNADALIEDYPVISYAIAQQDLGLKIVGDRLNGDQYGIAVLKGKNADLLEKINKGLAELKEDGTYDEIVKTYLGE; from the coding sequence ATGAAAAAATTCGCTTTACTTAGTTTATTATTAATTTTATCTCTTTTTATTGCTGCCTGTGGTGGAAAAGAAGAAAAGGCAACCGATACAAAAGAGGAAACTGCAAAAGTTTATAAAGTTGGGGTTGATGTAACTTATCCTCCATTCGAATTTAAAGATGGGAACGAGTACAAAGGGATCGACATCGATTTGATTAATGCGATTGCTAAAAACCAAGGCTTTAAAATTGAATTAAGCCCAATGGATTTTGGTGGTATTATCCCTGCTATGCAAGCCAATCAACTTGATGTAGCGATTGCAGGTATGAGTATTACAGACGAAAGAAAAAAGATCGTAGACTTCTCTGAACCATACTTTGATGCAGGTTTAACTGTAATTGTTAAAAAAGATAATACTGAAATTAAATCAGTTGATGATCTAAAAGGAAAAACAGTTGCTGTTAAAAAAGGAACTACTGGTGCGAAATACGCAACAGACAATGCAACGAAATTAGATATTAAAGTGGTTCAATTTAATGACAGCCCAGCAATGTTCCAAGAAGTATCAAATGGAAATGCAGATGCGTTAATTGAAGATTACCCAGTAATCTCATACGCAATTGCACAGCAAGATCTTGGCTTAAAAATCGTAGGGGATCGCTTAAATGGTGACCAATACGGTATCGCAGTCTTAAAAGGCAAAAATGCTGATTTATTAGAAAAAATTAACAAAGGGCTTGCTGAACTAAAAGAAGACGGCACTTACGATGAAATTGTTAAAACATATTTAGGTGAATAA
- a CDS encoding polyprenyl synthetase family protein has translation MNKEQFKLIDAETCYMIAEQRAANYFQTLNELVTQKTYVSTLIKDFQAWKLNHIHHHSILSFFSRSKGRPDTKNYSTYIQWLDYTWKLEPYLDRSISYLYMRDLGKALDTQETQARIRKVVGNIKNYLTSHSDTKNKEHQSEMFSMSGLYRWAEKEGIQSTFIWLMDKLKIVSNNIPKEMDAVNAQRKLMKIIAGVIMHVTEEMGEGATPSVRTRKLDEAIRLGYAYGLTYPFIDDLLDANILADNEQRRYSDLIRTALITGNVPELGEWSGENKDFIQFVHVELRDAFEYIKKHHRPDSLKSFFEQAYVFFQSQEVDRSKELTNAHYTNEELYIPIILKSSSSRLIARSVLSASQDDGFEYRTFYYGIYNQLADDFADLFDDLQEGAVTPYTYYLTYHNQREDLINPFELYWAVISHLIHHIYRSDRKSCEVILDRAINGLKRYKERMGIKKYNEVMNLFFSGVPTFNAVIQKMVQKADDVDFFDKLLRDQMLTTLKNEQQEQEQFLDTVKSVRNQINQLLHIPQSEETNLLNEPIIEAANYSLEGDGKRLRSIITWVMGVKEYQLNQAAILPLLRSLEYMHTASLIFDDLPSQDNASMRRGRNTLHIEYNMAVAELTGLFLTQKAIAEQASLTEFDSKTVLKLIQYSTHVTEEMCKGQAMDLASKGKRLTQEQLNAMSFYKTGLAFEASLIMPAILAQVSVSELNSLKKFAYHAGIAFQIKDDLLDVEGEEKKLGKLTGKDVDNNNSTFVSILGLDGAKKVMWDHYCLALESLLEVPRNTTFLKHLMNYIVNRDH, from the coding sequence ATGAACAAGGAGCAATTTAAATTAATCGATGCAGAGACATGCTACATGATAGCTGAGCAAAGGGCTGCAAACTATTTTCAAACCTTAAATGAGCTAGTCACTCAAAAAACCTATGTCTCAACCCTAATAAAAGATTTCCAAGCATGGAAACTAAACCATATTCATCACCATTCAATCTTATCGTTTTTTTCACGAAGTAAAGGAAGACCAGATACGAAAAATTACTCTACATATATTCAATGGCTTGATTATACCTGGAAATTGGAGCCCTATCTTGATCGAAGCATTTCTTATTTATACATGCGCGACCTTGGTAAAGCCTTGGACACACAAGAGACTCAGGCAAGAATCCGCAAAGTCGTTGGGAATATAAAAAACTATCTCACTTCTCATTCTGACACTAAAAACAAAGAACACCAAAGTGAGATGTTTAGTATGTCTGGATTGTATCGGTGGGCTGAAAAAGAAGGGATTCAATCGACATTTATTTGGCTGATGGATAAGCTCAAAATCGTCTCCAATAATATTCCAAAGGAAATGGATGCAGTTAATGCACAACGAAAGTTGATGAAAATTATTGCTGGAGTCATCATGCATGTGACAGAAGAGATGGGTGAGGGGGCAACTCCAAGTGTCCGAACTAGAAAATTAGATGAAGCCATTCGCCTTGGCTATGCCTACGGGCTAACCTACCCCTTTATCGATGATCTGCTTGATGCAAACATTTTAGCTGATAATGAGCAAAGGCGTTATTCTGATTTAATTCGGACAGCACTGATTACGGGAAATGTACCAGAATTAGGTGAGTGGTCAGGGGAAAATAAGGATTTCATTCAATTTGTCCATGTGGAGCTCCGCGATGCTTTTGAATATATCAAAAAGCATCATCGTCCCGATTCATTAAAGTCGTTTTTTGAGCAAGCTTACGTATTTTTTCAATCTCAGGAAGTGGACAGGTCTAAGGAATTAACCAATGCACATTACACAAATGAAGAGCTATATATTCCGATTATTTTAAAGTCCTCTTCTTCTCGATTGATTGCTCGTTCCGTTCTTAGTGCTTCTCAAGATGATGGATTTGAATATCGAACCTTCTATTATGGCATATACAATCAGCTTGCGGATGACTTTGCTGACCTATTTGATGATTTACAGGAAGGAGCGGTCACACCTTACACATATTACTTAACTTACCATAATCAGCGCGAGGATTTGATTAACCCATTTGAACTATATTGGGCAGTCATCTCTCATTTAATTCATCACATTTACCGTTCAGATCGGAAATCCTGTGAGGTAATCCTCGATCGAGCAATTAATGGATTGAAACGTTATAAAGAGCGGATGGGGATTAAAAAATACAATGAGGTAATGAATCTGTTCTTTTCTGGAGTTCCTACATTCAATGCGGTCATTCAAAAGATGGTGCAAAAAGCCGATGATGTTGATTTCTTCGATAAACTACTGCGTGACCAGATGCTAACAACGCTTAAAAATGAACAACAGGAGCAGGAACAATTTCTAGACACAGTTAAATCAGTCCGCAATCAGATTAACCAACTCTTGCATATTCCGCAAAGTGAGGAAACAAACTTGCTAAATGAACCCATTATCGAAGCGGCTAATTATAGCCTTGAAGGGGATGGTAAGCGACTGAGGTCGATTATTACTTGGGTAATGGGAGTGAAAGAATACCAATTAAATCAAGCTGCGATCCTCCCTCTTTTGAGATCATTGGAATACATGCATACGGCTTCCTTAATCTTCGATGATCTGCCATCCCAGGATAATGCATCAATGCGAAGGGGACGGAACACTCTTCACATTGAGTACAACATGGCCGTTGCAGAATTAACTGGACTCTTTTTAACTCAGAAGGCCATTGCTGAACAAGCATCTCTCACTGAGTTTGATTCGAAAACCGTGCTTAAATTAATTCAATATTCAACCCATGTTACAGAGGAAATGTGTAAGGGACAGGCAATGGATCTAGCATCCAAGGGAAAAAGACTGACCCAGGAACAATTAAATGCAATGAGTTTTTATAAAACTGGACTAGCATTCGAGGCTTCTCTCATTATGCCAGCCATCCTTGCTCAAGTATCTGTATCTGAATTGAATTCATTAAAAAAGTTTGCCTACCATGCCGGTATTGCCTTTCAAATTAAGGACGATTTGCTGGATGTGGAAGGGGAGGAAAAGAAGCTTGGAAAACTAACAGGCAAGGACGTGGACAATAACAATTCGACTTTTGTATCGATTCTAGGATTGGACGGGGCAAAAAAAGTAATGTGGGACCATTATTGTCTGGCGTTAGAATCACTCTTGGAAGTGCCGCGTAATACTACATTTTTAAAGCATTTAATGAATTATATTGTGAATCGTGATCATTAA
- a CDS encoding PAS domain S-box protein, translating into MVRSELFREVFEQSQVPQVLTTLDFKTTIENKAFYHFLGYTKEEWDKMTLEDISHPDDYKINIQLMNELIRGERTYYQLEKRYYHKSGMVVHGTLNVSLVTDPVTLERYMFAQVIDTTEKYLINQSLINSEKKHRLLAEHSSDMIILHDVNGIYQYISPSFKSILGHEPSELLGSKSPYDFIHPDDINKVTEHHGQLIMGKTSASLFSYRIKKADHSYIWVESNMKGVFDEETGELTGIISVSRDIQQRIDTYDLLKKSEKLAIVGRMAAAVAHEIRNPLTPIKGFITLLSDKREYDPYFVEIILSEIKRIEMIITEFLALAKPTNRKMSVIQLEQLIEQVVKLIQTEALLENKQITVRMDTIPEIIGDENSIKQVLLNVLRNAMESIEERGTVAISLFLEEKFVCIHIQDNGCGISKERLTKIGEPFYSTKEKGTGLGLMTSINIIENHRGKIEIESDEGEGTIVKIFLQVK; encoded by the coding sequence ATGGTGCGTTCTGAATTATTTAGAGAAGTTTTTGAGCAGTCTCAAGTGCCCCAGGTTCTAACAACACTAGATTTTAAAACGACAATCGAAAATAAAGCTTTTTACCATTTTCTGGGGTATACAAAGGAAGAATGGGACAAGATGACTCTAGAAGATATTTCCCATCCTGATGATTATAAAATTAACATTCAGTTAATGAATGAATTAATTCGTGGGGAAAGAACGTATTACCAGCTTGAAAAACGGTATTACCATAAATCTGGTATGGTTGTACATGGTACGCTAAACGTTTCTCTTGTAACGGATCCTGTTACACTTGAACGATATATGTTTGCTCAAGTGATCGATACAACAGAAAAATATCTTATCAACCAATCTTTAATTAATAGTGAGAAAAAACATAGATTATTAGCTGAGCATTCTTCCGACATGATCATTCTGCACGATGTCAATGGTATTTACCAATATATATCACCCTCCTTTAAATCAATATTAGGTCATGAACCGTCTGAATTATTAGGTTCCAAATCACCATATGACTTTATTCATCCAGACGACATAAATAAGGTAACAGAACATCATGGTCAATTAATAATGGGAAAAACAAGTGCATCATTATTTTCTTATCGAATAAAAAAAGCAGACCATTCTTACATATGGGTTGAATCAAATATGAAAGGGGTCTTTGACGAAGAAACGGGGGAACTAACAGGAATCATTTCTGTATCTAGAGATATCCAACAAAGAATAGATACTTATGACCTATTAAAGAAGTCAGAAAAGCTGGCAATTGTTGGCCGGATGGCAGCGGCAGTGGCTCATGAAATTCGCAACCCACTTACACCAATTAAAGGGTTCATTACTTTATTATCTGACAAAAGAGAGTATGATCCATATTTTGTGGAGATAATCCTTAGCGAAATTAAGCGGATTGAAATGATTATTACTGAGTTTTTAGCCTTGGCGAAACCAACTAATCGAAAAATGAGTGTCATCCAATTAGAACAGCTCATTGAGCAAGTTGTAAAATTGATTCAAACAGAAGCATTATTGGAAAACAAGCAAATCACCGTTAGGATGGATACTATTCCTGAAATTATTGGAGATGAAAACTCGATCAAACAAGTTCTTCTAAATGTATTGCGAAATGCAATGGAATCAATCGAGGAGAGAGGAACGGTTGCCATTAGCTTGTTTTTAGAAGAAAAGTTTGTATGTATTCATATTCAAGACAATGGATGTGGAATTTCTAAAGAGCGACTAACTAAAATAGGAGAACCATTTTATTCAACAAAGGAGAAAGGTACAGGCCTTGGACTGATGACAAGTATAAACATCATCGAAAATCATCGTGGGAAAATCGAAATAGAAAGTGATGAAGGAGAAGGAACCATAGTGAAAATCTTTCTCCAGGTTAAATAA
- a CDS encoding endospore germination permease encodes MERISIIQLFVLTAFFQIGTTIIFGFGNAAGRDAWIVTIISTCLGLFVIGIYLTLMYFNPGLTLVEWFQSQLGKWIGTPIAWLYPMLSLYEMGRGLNDIKFLTTTLIMDETPELAIIITFILILTYSQKCGVEVLARVAEFVFPMFLMIFLIMIILIIGSDLLNGEQLKPVLENGWKPIWKVSFPLCASQGFAQTLELAMIWPLVNSSNRNIVKATIWATIFSGTVIFITQLMLITGLNSFSYSYGNYPMFTLISKIELAGFIQHLDVIGILFFIISTFMKVSLHMLFSIRAIQLLTKTKSNRKITIFVSILAVYLGHSVSLNNQQHIKVAFDIFPYNLWLPLLWVLPILLLIVTLINNTMMKEKST; translated from the coding sequence ATGGAACGTATTTCTATCATCCAACTGTTTGTACTGACGGCTTTTTTCCAAATTGGAACAACAATCATTTTTGGCTTTGGAAATGCAGCGGGTAGAGACGCTTGGATCGTCACGATTATTTCTACTTGCTTAGGCCTGTTTGTTATTGGCATTTATTTGACTTTAATGTATTTTAATCCAGGTTTAACATTAGTGGAATGGTTTCAGTCCCAGCTTGGTAAATGGATTGGAACTCCCATTGCATGGCTATACCCAATGTTATCCTTGTATGAAATGGGTAGAGGCTTAAATGATATAAAATTTTTAACAACAACCCTTATCATGGATGAAACACCTGAATTGGCTATCATTATTACATTTATCTTAATCCTTACTTATAGTCAGAAATGCGGGGTAGAGGTATTAGCAAGAGTTGCAGAGTTCGTTTTCCCAATGTTTTTAATGATTTTTTTGATCATGATTATTTTGATTATAGGAAGTGATTTATTAAACGGAGAGCAACTTAAACCTGTTTTGGAAAACGGTTGGAAGCCGATTTGGAAAGTTTCATTTCCTCTTTGTGCTAGTCAAGGCTTTGCACAAACGTTGGAATTGGCCATGATATGGCCGCTTGTGAATTCTTCAAACAGAAATATAGTCAAAGCCACTATTTGGGCAACCATTTTTTCAGGAACAGTTATATTTATTACTCAATTAATGCTCATTACAGGCTTAAATAGCTTTTCTTATTCATATGGAAATTACCCAATGTTTACATTAATTTCAAAAATTGAGCTCGCGGGGTTTATTCAACATCTAGATGTTATTGGTATCTTATTCTTTATTATATCGACTTTTATGAAAGTTTCACTTCATATGTTGTTTTCTATTCGAGCGATTCAGTTACTCACAAAGACAAAAAGTAATCGTAAAATTACCATCTTCGTTTCTATTCTAGCCGTATATTTAGGTCATAGCGTATCTCTAAACAATCAACAGCATATAAAAGTGGCTTTTGACATATTCCCTTATAATCTTTGGCTACCACTGTTATGGGTACTTCCAATTTTATTATTGATAGTCACTTTAATTAATAACACAATGATGAAAGAGAAAAGTACATAA
- a CDS encoding DUF1456 family protein, producing the protein MENNDILIRLRYALDIKNTDMVEIFKLGGVDLTKEEVLKVLTKSNDEEENEDNNSKLNNIKLESFLNGFITFKRGKQDPKPGQPERPPLSHESINNILLKKLKIALSLTSEDMIDLLKLAGVTITKGELSAILRKEGHKNYKECGDKYARNFLKGLTIKYRG; encoded by the coding sequence ATGGAAAATAATGATATATTAATTCGCTTGCGATATGCGCTCGATATAAAAAATACCGATATGGTCGAGATTTTTAAGCTTGGGGGAGTTGACCTTACAAAGGAAGAAGTCCTAAAGGTCCTAACGAAATCCAATGATGAAGAAGAAAATGAAGACAACAACAGTAAATTAAATAATATCAAGCTAGAGTCCTTTTTGAACGGCTTTATTACGTTTAAAAGAGGGAAACAAGATCCAAAACCAGGTCAACCCGAAAGACCTCCGCTTTCTCATGAAAGTATAAACAATATCCTACTAAAAAAGTTGAAAATCGCTCTATCCTTAACTAGTGAGGATATGATTGATTTATTAAAATTAGCAGGAGTCACGATCACAAAAGGTGAATTAAGCGCGATTTTGAGAAAAGAGGGACATAAGAACTATAAAGAATGCGGAGATAAATACGCCCGGAATTTCTTAAAGGGATTAACGATAAAATATCGCGGCTAA
- a CDS encoding NCS2 family permease produces MKNYFQFSERNTNYKQESIAGITTFLSMAYILVVNPVILSQTGMDKGALFTATALSAIIGSLLIGLIANYPIGIAPSMGINAFFTFTVCIGMNIPWETALAGVFIAGVLFMILSLLKIREKIINVIPQDLKHAIAGGIGFFVAFIGLKNAGIVVGSEATFVTIGNLKSAPTILAIVGFIITIILLNRGIKGGIFYGMVLSTIIGMIFGIIDTPKAIIGKIPSIEPTFGVALSHLDDVLSPKVLAVVFTFLFVAFFDTAGALIAVASQAGLMKDNKIPNAGKALLADSMSTIAGSVLGTSTTASFVESSAGIAVGGRTGFTSIIISACFIISLFFSPVLAIVTPAVTAPALIIVGAMMATEISRINWSNFSIVIPSFVTIIMMPLTYSVATGIALGFILYPISMIAMNKTREVHPIMYVLCLTFIGYFVYVV; encoded by the coding sequence ATGAAAAATTACTTTCAGTTTTCCGAGCGCAATACGAACTATAAGCAGGAGAGTATTGCAGGAATCACTACTTTTCTATCAATGGCTTACATTTTAGTTGTTAATCCGGTCATCTTGAGCCAAACAGGAATGGATAAAGGAGCTTTATTCACAGCAACAGCCTTGTCCGCGATTATCGGATCGCTGTTAATCGGACTGATTGCCAATTATCCAATAGGCATCGCTCCAAGTATGGGTATCAACGCCTTCTTTACCTTTACTGTCTGCATCGGGATGAATATACCGTGGGAAACCGCATTAGCAGGAGTATTTATTGCCGGTGTTCTCTTTATGATTTTAAGCCTGCTTAAAATCCGCGAAAAAATCATCAATGTTATTCCTCAGGATTTAAAGCATGCGATTGCTGGAGGGATCGGCTTTTTTGTTGCCTTTATTGGCTTGAAGAATGCAGGAATTGTCGTTGGCAGCGAAGCGACTTTTGTGACAATTGGCAACCTGAAATCTGCACCAACGATTCTTGCAATTGTCGGCTTTATTATTACGATTATTCTTTTAAACAGGGGCATTAAAGGTGGTATTTTCTATGGAATGGTTTTATCAACGATAATTGGAATGATTTTCGGGATTATTGACACTCCTAAAGCAATCATAGGAAAAATCCCAAGCATAGAGCCTACATTCGGCGTTGCATTAAGCCATCTCGATGACGTTCTTTCACCTAAGGTACTGGCGGTTGTTTTTACCTTTTTATTTGTTGCCTTTTTCGATACAGCTGGAGCACTCATCGCCGTTGCTAGTCAGGCTGGCCTAATGAAGGATAATAAAATTCCTAATGCGGGAAAAGCGCTCCTTGCGGACTCGATGTCAACGATTGCTGGATCGGTATTAGGTACATCCACAACCGCTTCCTTCGTAGAATCTTCTGCAGGTATTGCAGTTGGGGGCAGAACAGGCTTCACTTCCATTATCATATCAGCCTGCTTTATAATTTCGTTATTTTTCTCGCCTGTATTGGCGATTGTCACACCTGCGGTAACAGCCCCAGCACTAATTATCGTTGGAGCAATGATGGCAACAGAAATCAGCCGCATCAATTGGAGTAATTTTTCGATTGTTATTCCAAGCTTTGTGACGATTATCATGATGCCTTTAACTTACAGTGTTGCAACAGGAATTGCTCTTGGCTTCATTCTTTACCCAATCAGCATGATTGCCATGAATAAAACAAGAGAAGTCCATCCAATTATGTATGTTCTTTGTTTAACGTTTATTGGATATTTTGTATATGTCGTTTAA
- a CDS encoding L-lactate dehydrogenase, protein MNNKKINRVVLVGTGAVGCSYAYSMINQGIAEELVLIDVNEAKAEGEAMDLNHGMPFAPSPIKVWNGSYQDCESADLVVITAGLAQKPGETRLDLVEKNTKIFKQIVKNIMESGFDGIFLIATNPVDILTHVTWKESGLPKERVIGSGTVLDSARLQFELGQYFNVDTRNVQAYIIGEHGDTELPVWSHATIGIKKLEDYFEENIELKNEVLDKIHVNVRDAAYHIIQRKGATYYAIGMSLARITKAILNNENCILPVSAYLEGEYGHNDVYIGVPAVVNRGGIREIIEIKLNKKEQEQFNHSVKVLKATMNPQVEAVN, encoded by the coding sequence ATGAATAATAAAAAAATTAATCGAGTCGTATTAGTTGGTACAGGTGCAGTAGGCTGCAGCTATGCCTATTCAATGATAAATCAAGGCATTGCCGAAGAATTAGTCCTTATTGATGTAAACGAAGCTAAAGCAGAAGGCGAAGCAATGGATTTGAATCACGGAATGCCATTCGCTCCTTCACCTATCAAAGTGTGGAACGGAAGCTACCAGGATTGTGAAAGTGCTGATTTAGTTGTTATTACAGCTGGACTAGCTCAAAAACCTGGTGAAACGAGATTAGATTTGGTTGAAAAGAATACGAAAATCTTTAAGCAAATCGTAAAAAACATTATGGAAAGCGGTTTTGACGGAATCTTCTTAATTGCAACCAACCCAGTTGATATCTTGACTCACGTAACATGGAAAGAATCTGGTTTACCGAAGGAACGAGTAATTGGTTCTGGGACAGTACTAGACTCAGCACGTCTTCAGTTTGAACTTGGACAGTATTTTAATGTAGATACTAGAAATGTTCAAGCATATATCATTGGTGAGCATGGAGATACAGAACTCCCAGTATGGAGCCATGCGACGATTGGGATTAAAAAGCTTGAAGACTACTTTGAGGAGAACATCGAGCTCAAAAACGAGGTCTTAGACAAAATTCATGTAAACGTTCGTGATGCGGCTTATCATATTATTCAACGTAAAGGTGCAACCTATTATGCAATCGGAATGTCACTTGCTCGGATTACAAAAGCCATTTTAAATAATGAAAACTGCATTCTTCCAGTATCAGCATATCTTGAAGGAGAATATGGTCACAATGATGTTTACATCGGTGTTCCTGCAGTCGTGAACCGCGGTGGAATCCGTGAAATCATTGAAATCAAATTGAATAAAAAGGAACAAGAACAATTTAACCATTCTGTTAAAGTATTAAAGGCAACCATGAATCCACAGGTTGAAGCTGTTAACTAA